From a region of the Thiorhodovibrio winogradskyi genome:
- a CDS encoding ATP-binding protein, whose protein sequence is MPTVDSPDAQEPIGRAAPRGLTIPLLACIGLVIVSGILASWRMGVRETQLHEKVLTEALGLAQTLALYPFDTTLLANPSASSDQEQQTSTQLSCHLHRFAAFAGYSAIWTLSQQGENFQFGPGSNNPGRDCRPRLDGQRPSIPPETAQVFTSGQAVISAPHGRDGAPVISVLVPLDPVPRDQNADYVLGIDIAASHWRAAIWSAAILPLALGGVLTLAFIIAAGVVYHSGAASEQTSASLRYLEPVLAALTGLALTLAATAIANQLERDSKSDLLEWTSSRFSLDMARILRAQQATSNQDSAAPPPSFATDQLMPASGLASAEVPAVIAARHLLEQSLLQQHRFELKIDADLLALNDQGTARLIRPVSDTHQQNQTAKVRFIPPLSATTNLQELLPLFTEGETFAIQLKIGTTSALQASAARATGAIGLILTAVATALVVWLRGRLASLERLLNQRNDALQQREANFSAITNSVRDAIIMMDNRSRITYWNPAAEQLFGHSETEAKGQDLHRLLGGPELAKTYHSGSSDKSALSGDPLVGRLVEVEAKHKNGKRVPLELSLSTMLLDRKWHAIGVLRDITARKRSQERLVKLNNCLANLGSDYRENIDRITSVAGKILTADTALYNRLDNGLLVTLGSWQAPEDLPPKDAPEGHICYDLIKGSANRDSGRCGGSLTDAISSQDAFFLDDLTLTDYPRTDPAVRNYALKAYFGHVVRCGGEAVGSLCVVFKHQRTPSDEEKRLLGILAAALTTEENRHLATLELELSEKRMSLAMRSTGIGIWEYEPDTRQLRADTSMHGLLGLQAVLATRSIDDWVLRLLPEDMPKLKQTLQTSLTQEGELDEELRLPITESEVRYLRIIGSVHAKGHDDRPYVIGVCYNITRRKETESRLRQAKDIAEKASQMKTRFLSQVSHELRTPMNAVLGFAQLLDSDPDLNEDQQDSVQEILRSGHHLLKLIDEVLDLAQIESGETEIHIQELVLAPALEESLTLIRQLAREHELSIHFSSPEDLAVAADSFRLKQILINLLSNAIKYNRPGGSIWLAAEALPEDLVRISVRDTGAGIRADQLGDLFEPFQRLPDAQLSGVEGSGIGLAVVKRLVELMGGNIGVESVPGEGSCFWFDLPRRPTDLAVVPLLRPEPAHPLVIK, encoded by the coding sequence ATGCCCACAGTCGATTCTCCTGACGCACAGGAGCCAATAGGTCGCGCCGCGCCGCGCGGGCTCACGATTCCGCTGCTGGCCTGCATCGGGTTAGTCATTGTCTCTGGCATCCTGGCATCCTGGCGCATGGGCGTACGGGAAACCCAACTACACGAGAAAGTCCTGACCGAAGCCCTGGGGCTGGCCCAAACCCTTGCGCTTTACCCGTTCGATACCACGCTGCTCGCCAATCCATCCGCCTCTTCCGACCAAGAACAACAGACATCAACCCAACTGAGCTGTCATCTGCACCGCTTTGCCGCTTTTGCCGGCTACAGTGCTATCTGGACCCTGAGTCAGCAGGGTGAGAACTTTCAGTTCGGTCCTGGCAGTAACAACCCTGGACGCGACTGCAGACCGCGGCTAGATGGACAAAGGCCTTCCATTCCGCCCGAAACAGCACAAGTATTCACCAGCGGGCAGGCCGTTATCAGCGCTCCCCATGGCCGGGACGGCGCACCTGTGATCTCTGTTCTTGTCCCCCTCGACCCGGTACCGAGAGATCAAAACGCAGACTACGTGCTTGGTATCGATATTGCAGCTAGCCACTGGCGCGCGGCAATCTGGAGTGCTGCCATTCTCCCCTTGGCGCTTGGCGGAGTCCTGACTCTTGCCTTCATCATCGCCGCTGGCGTTGTTTACCACAGCGGCGCGGCCAGCGAACAAACATCGGCAAGTCTACGTTACCTTGAGCCCGTGTTGGCGGCCTTGACAGGACTCGCTCTCACCCTGGCCGCCACCGCAATTGCCAATCAGCTTGAACGGGATTCCAAGTCCGATTTGCTCGAGTGGACGAGTTCCCGGTTTAGCTTGGACATGGCAAGGATCCTGCGCGCCCAGCAGGCAACATCCAATCAAGACAGCGCGGCCCCCCCGCCAAGCTTCGCCACAGATCAGCTCATGCCCGCCAGTGGCCTTGCGAGCGCCGAAGTCCCAGCGGTCATTGCTGCCCGCCATCTGCTTGAACAGAGCTTACTCCAGCAGCATCGCTTCGAGCTCAAGATAGATGCTGACCTGCTTGCCTTGAACGATCAGGGAACCGCGCGTCTGATCAGGCCCGTATCCGATACTCACCAACAGAATCAAACAGCAAAGGTCCGCTTCATTCCTCCGCTGTCAGCAACAACAAATCTCCAGGAATTGTTGCCCTTGTTCACCGAGGGTGAGACCTTCGCCATTCAACTCAAAATCGGCACGACCTCGGCTCTGCAGGCGAGCGCCGCACGCGCAACAGGCGCCATTGGTTTGATCCTAACCGCCGTTGCCACCGCGCTTGTGGTCTGGTTGCGCGGACGCCTGGCCAGTCTTGAGCGACTCCTGAATCAACGAAATGACGCCTTGCAACAACGCGAGGCCAACTTCAGCGCTATCACCAATTCCGTACGCGACGCCATTATCATGATGGATAATCGTTCGCGGATCACTTACTGGAATCCCGCCGCGGAGCAATTGTTTGGGCACTCCGAGACCGAAGCCAAGGGACAGGATCTGCATCGTTTACTGGGCGGCCCGGAACTTGCCAAAACCTATCACAGCGGGAGCTCGGACAAGAGCGCACTCAGCGGGGATCCTCTGGTCGGTCGGCTAGTCGAGGTGGAGGCAAAGCACAAGAATGGCAAGCGGGTGCCTCTCGAACTATCGCTATCGACGATGCTCCTGGACCGCAAATGGCATGCCATAGGGGTGCTGCGTGACATTACCGCACGCAAGCGTAGCCAGGAACGACTGGTCAAACTCAACAACTGCCTGGCCAATCTTGGATCGGACTACCGCGAGAACATTGACCGCATTACATCGGTGGCGGGGAAGATACTCACGGCCGACACCGCGCTTTACAATCGGCTCGACAATGGCCTGCTGGTCACGCTTGGGAGCTGGCAAGCACCCGAGGATCTCCCACCGAAGGATGCACCCGAGGGCCATATCTGCTACGACCTGATCAAGGGAAGCGCCAACCGCGACAGCGGTCGCTGCGGCGGCAGCCTGACTGATGCCATCAGTAGCCAGGATGCCTTTTTTCTCGATGACCTGACGCTGACAGATTATCCGCGCACGGATCCGGCGGTACGCAACTATGCACTCAAAGCCTACTTTGGCCATGTGGTACGTTGTGGTGGGGAGGCAGTTGGGTCGCTCTGCGTGGTCTTCAAGCATCAGCGCACCCCAAGCGACGAGGAGAAACGCCTGCTCGGCATCCTGGCCGCGGCCCTAACCACGGAGGAAAACCGTCATCTCGCCACTCTGGAACTCGAGCTGAGCGAGAAGCGAATGTCCCTTGCAATGCGTAGCACTGGCATCGGTATTTGGGAGTACGAACCAGACACCCGACAACTGCGCGCCGACACCTCTATGCACGGCTTGCTTGGACTGCAAGCCGTGCTGGCAACCCGCTCCATCGACGATTGGGTTCTGCGCCTGTTGCCGGAGGACATGCCCAAACTCAAGCAAACCCTGCAAACCAGCCTCACTCAAGAAGGCGAACTCGACGAGGAACTGCGACTGCCCATCACCGAGAGCGAAGTGCGTTACCTGCGCATCATCGGCAGCGTTCACGCAAAGGGTCATGATGATAGGCCTTATGTCATCGGTGTTTGCTACAACATCACCCGCCGCAAAGAAACCGAATCCCGTCTGCGCCAGGCCAAGGACATAGCCGAGAAAGCCAGCCAGATGAAAACGCGGTTCCTGTCACAGGTGAGCCACGAACTGCGCACACCAATGAATGCTGTACTGGGCTTTGCTCAATTGCTCGACAGCGACCCAGACCTGAACGAGGACCAGCAGGACAGCGTTCAGGAGATTCTGCGTTCCGGACATCACCTGCTAAAACTCATCGACGAGGTGCTCGACCTCGCGCAAATCGAATCCGGCGAGACCGAGATTCATATCCAGGAACTGGTCCTGGCTCCTGCACTCGAGGAGTCCCTGACTTTGATCCGTCAACTGGCGCGTGAGCACGAACTGAGCATTCACTTCTCCAGCCCCGAGGATCTGGCTGTCGCGGCCGACTCCTTCCGGCTCAAGCAGATCCTGATTAACCTGCTCTCCAATGCCATCAAATACAATCGCCCGGGTGGTTCCATCTGGCTCGCGGCGGAAGCCTTGCCTGAAGATTTGGTGCGCATCAGTGTGCGCGACACAGGAGCCGGAATTCGGGCCGATCAACTCGGCGATCTGTTTGAGCCATTCCAACGTTTGCCCGATGCTCAGCTGAGCGGAGTCGAGGGCTCGGGTATTGGTCTCGCCGTGGTCAAGCGTTTGGTGGAGCTGATGGGTGGGAATATTGGCGTTGAAAGCGTGCCTGGGGAAGGTAGCTGCTTTTGGTTCGATCTGCCGCGCCGTCCGACGGACTTGGCAGTTGTTCCACTGCTTAGACCGGAACCCGCTCATCCTCTGGTCATCAAATAG
- a CDS encoding PilZ domain-containing protein: protein MQPQPSIGINQMDHPPRLDLPVFIRYRKRRFQGASLRALSQDEIEVRVQALTLPPGTSVELEFLHSGRQWRLPAQVARGSSGDIGLRLKDPLPELLHKAPQLP from the coding sequence ATGCAGCCACAACCAAGCATCGGCATCAATCAGATGGACCATCCACCAAGGCTCGATCTTCCGGTCTTTATCCGTTATCGCAAACGCCGTTTTCAGGGGGCCAGCCTGCGCGCACTTTCACAGGATGAAATCGAAGTTCGGGTGCAAGCACTGACCTTGCCGCCTGGCACCTCGGTCGAACTGGAATTTCTCCACAGCGGCCGCCAATGGCGCCTGCCGGCACAGGTTGCTCGCGGCAGCAGCGGTGATATTGGGCTGCGGCTCAAAGACCCGCTACCCGAATTACTGCACAAGGCTCCACAGCTCCCTTAA
- a CDS encoding GTPase/DUF3482 domain-containing protein, translating into MAREDIPTLAIMGHPNAGKSSVVATLTENDRIKIDKRAGTTTSSDRYPVVVDGKTVIAFIDTPGFQNPSDILEWFQAHEQEGDLARAFVAAFRHDPMYSHDVALLEPVAAGAGIILVVDGSKRIKEKDRTEMELLRLTARPRMAILNNLSNNQQYMAVWQDALAKSFNSVREFNAHRATYAERIKLLNALKSIDQRWEPQLEETIEAFSHDWERRIDASVTSIIGLLKEALTYRVNRVVRVSELQSETDRQDIQARLRQAFQDGLRKLEADTQAEVRAHFRHNVWNLPPDSLLNKDLFSDEVGKALGLNRLQMALAGAAAGATTGVGIDLSLAGGSLGAGLLIGATAGSVLGALGGAALAKVDIQRTLGVERFSLGPVSNQRFPFILLDRILLYCARAMNWSHGRKAADDSSPNRVPDRTIKKKRGFTEELTSDQLKTLSKFFADSRKGKDSKFEDESRQILAELLRGLSASEIDSRADL; encoded by the coding sequence ATGGCACGGGAAGACATCCCCACCTTGGCGATCATGGGCCATCCCAATGCCGGAAAATCCTCGGTGGTCGCCACCCTGACCGAGAACGACCGCATCAAAATCGACAAGCGCGCCGGCACCACTACCAGCTCCGATCGCTACCCGGTGGTGGTCGACGGCAAGACGGTGATTGCCTTCATCGATACCCCGGGTTTTCAGAACCCGAGCGATATTCTCGAGTGGTTCCAGGCACACGAGCAGGAAGGGGATTTGGCGCGCGCCTTTGTCGCCGCCTTTCGCCATGATCCCATGTACAGCCACGACGTCGCTCTGCTCGAACCCGTGGCCGCCGGCGCCGGCATTATCCTGGTGGTCGATGGCTCCAAGCGCATCAAGGAAAAAGACCGCACAGAAATGGAGTTGCTGCGCCTGACCGCGCGCCCGCGCATGGCGATTCTGAACAACCTCAGCAACAACCAACAATACATGGCGGTCTGGCAGGACGCGCTCGCCAAGTCCTTTAACTCCGTGCGCGAGTTCAACGCCCACCGCGCCACCTATGCCGAGCGGATTAAGCTGCTCAATGCACTCAAGAGCATCGACCAACGCTGGGAGCCGCAACTGGAGGAAACCATCGAGGCTTTCAGTCACGACTGGGAACGCCGCATTGACGCCAGCGTCACCTCCATCATCGGCCTGCTGAAAGAAGCTCTGACCTACCGCGTCAATCGGGTGGTACGGGTGAGCGAACTCCAGTCGGAGACGGATCGCCAGGACATTCAGGCGCGGCTCCGACAGGCTTTTCAGGACGGGCTGCGCAAGCTCGAGGCCGATACCCAGGCCGAGGTACGCGCGCATTTCCGCCACAATGTCTGGAATTTGCCGCCTGACTCCCTGCTCAACAAAGACCTCTTCTCCGACGAAGTCGGCAAGGCACTGGGTTTGAACCGCCTGCAAATGGCACTTGCCGGCGCCGCGGCTGGGGCCACCACGGGTGTTGGCATTGATCTGTCCCTCGCCGGCGGCAGCCTGGGTGCCGGACTGCTGATTGGCGCCACCGCTGGCAGCGTGCTTGGCGCCCTCGGTGGCGCGGCCCTGGCCAAGGTGGATATTCAACGCACCCTGGGCGTGGAGCGCTTCTCCCTCGGCCCGGTCAGCAATCAGCGCTTTCCCTTCATCCTGCTCGACCGCATTCTGCTCTACTGCGCGCGCGCCATGAACTGGTCGCACGGGCGCAAGGCCGCCGATGACAGCTCGCCCAATCGCGTCCCTGATCGGACAATCAAGAAAAAACGCGGCTTTACCGAGGAACTTACTTCCGATCAGCTGAAAACCCTGTCAAAGTTCTTTGCCGACAGCCGCAAGGGCAAGGACAGCAAGTTCGAGGATGAAAGTCGTCAGATCCTGGCCGAACTGCTGCGCGGGTTGTCAGCAAGCGAAATCGACAGCCGCGCGGATCTCTGA
- a CDS encoding DUF2868 domain-containing protein, with the protein MSFSRNAELAVEPPAGDEAARPRWDIPDLFDFDYYVEADEHAKSDTLAGRQSLAKRDRALYLDHIKARIEQPEHTPAHRRQALRLWLAERRRGEDPSLRALLPGASFARGQRLVTLLLIVLGLITGGTIASALLQYEGDHAVNVSWYVFVLVILQLGLASFTLGGWLLRRSKSMQQALRDVSLLAQLIRPLFARVAHWVQRHRLGQMPPEVRERAQARQGLLQAHFSLYGPASYLPMLVPVQAFGIAFNIGAIFTTLLLLWFTDLAFGWGSALNVDPAVTYHLTRLVALPWSWLFGEGVGYPTLAEVAGTRIHLKDPLSLSDAEHLRAWRWFLVCAVFTYGLLPRVLLLGLSAFIQRHALERLPFTHQRTQALYTRLVTPDLDTGLGETGHGPEMPIPGPLKPVTTARAAPRGEATRLTDNQAAQQPAAAPNTESPTPARTTARATASNTQQAPAKKPGNLETTPAPATPQALSEPTLPPAASPPAQATHQTRIAPDACVLLLHVDVADVLEDADHARLQQRLRQCCGWRVGASATFGGGTAMADRAIALIEDSAWEAPPPRVALIDDGSQPPITERLRFLRRVRAAAGDQAQIVISLIGDPEGDDALPPVTPFDFSDWERKIEQLADPYLRLTMLTPAPDTSATMETDDNAAATPREDH; encoded by the coding sequence ATGAGCTTTTCTCGCAATGCCGAACTGGCGGTCGAACCGCCCGCGGGTGACGAGGCCGCCCGACCACGCTGGGACATTCCCGATCTGTTCGACTTCGACTACTACGTCGAGGCCGACGAGCATGCCAAGAGCGATACCCTGGCCGGGCGCCAGTCACTCGCCAAGCGGGATCGCGCGCTCTACCTGGACCACATCAAGGCGCGCATCGAGCAGCCGGAGCATACCCCGGCGCACCGCCGCCAGGCGCTGCGTCTGTGGCTGGCGGAGCGCCGCCGCGGCGAAGACCCAAGCCTGCGCGCCCTGCTGCCGGGCGCCTCCTTCGCGCGCGGTCAACGCCTGGTCACCCTGCTGCTGATCGTGCTCGGCCTGATCACCGGCGGCACCATTGCCTCGGCCCTGCTGCAGTACGAGGGCGACCATGCGGTCAATGTGTCCTGGTACGTTTTTGTGCTGGTGATTCTGCAGCTGGGCCTGGCCAGCTTTACCCTTGGTGGTTGGCTGCTGCGGCGCAGCAAGTCCATGCAGCAGGCGCTGCGCGATGTATCCTTGCTCGCCCAGCTCATTCGGCCGCTGTTCGCGCGCGTCGCCCATTGGGTGCAACGTCATCGCCTGGGGCAGATGCCGCCCGAGGTGCGCGAGCGCGCCCAAGCGCGACAGGGGCTGCTGCAAGCGCATTTCTCCCTCTACGGCCCGGCCTCCTACCTGCCCATGCTGGTGCCGGTGCAGGCCTTTGGCATCGCCTTTAACATCGGCGCCATTTTCACCACCCTGTTGTTGCTGTGGTTCACCGATCTGGCATTCGGCTGGGGCTCGGCACTCAATGTCGATCCGGCGGTCACCTACCATCTCACCCGCTTGGTCGCCTTGCCCTGGAGCTGGCTGTTTGGCGAGGGCGTCGGCTATCCGACCCTGGCCGAGGTGGCTGGCACCCGCATTCACCTGAAGGACCCGCTGTCCCTGTCCGATGCCGAGCATTTGCGCGCCTGGCGTTGGTTCCTGGTGTGCGCCGTGTTCACCTATGGGCTGCTGCCGAGAGTGCTGCTGCTCGGGCTGTCGGCTTTCATCCAGCGCCATGCGCTCGAGCGACTGCCCTTTACCCATCAGCGCACCCAGGCGCTCTATACCCGCCTGGTCACGCCCGATCTGGACACTGGGCTTGGCGAGACCGGCCATGGTCCGGAGATGCCCATCCCAGGGCCATTGAAGCCGGTCACCACCGCACGCGCGGCTCCGCGTGGCGAGGCGACACGCCTGACTGACAATCAAGCCGCGCAACAACCCGCGGCCGCACCAAACACCGAGAGTCCAACTCCAGCACGGACGACCGCCCGCGCGACGGCGTCAAACACGCAGCAAGCGCCAGCGAAAAAACCGGGTAACCTGGAAACAACGCCGGCCCCAGCAACACCCCAAGCATTATCGGAGCCGACCCTACCACCGGCGGCCAGCCCGCCAGCGCAAGCAACGCATCAAACCCGCATCGCCCCTGATGCCTGCGTGCTGCTGTTGCACGTTGATGTCGCCGATGTCCTGGAAGACGCCGATCATGCCCGCCTGCAACAGCGTCTGCGCCAATGCTGTGGCTGGCGGGTGGGGGCCTCGGCGACCTTTGGCGGTGGCACCGCCATGGCGGACCGGGCAATCGCGCTGATCGAGGACAGCGCCTGGGAGGCGCCGCCACCGCGCGTCGCCCTGATCGATGACGGCTCCCAGCCACCCATTACCGAGCGACTGCGCTTCCTGCGCCGGGTGCGAGCGGCCGCTGGCGATCAAGCCCAGATTGTCATCAGCCTGATTGGCGACCCCGAGGGCGATGACGCCCTGCCACCCGTCACCCCCTTCGACTTCAGCGACTGGGAACGCAAGATCGAGCAACTCGCCGATCCCTATCTGCGCCTGACCATGCTAACACCCGCGCCAGACACTTCTGCCACCATGGAGACCGATGACAATGCCGCGGCAACACCCAGGGAGGATCACTGA
- a CDS encoding chemotaxis protein CheW, with amino-acid sequence MAASAQPRLHPETASLDSLMPHMPQVRAYSTSLDALAERWNLLTLLGQMSNIGMDMTETREGFQNLTKELLHHLGTENLKKTVAEMQAKAQVAVDIVIRNLFERTADIGFLATDDDFRDFIASLEGGTGSTDAEAESSASHHSIKTRFREYVAKYSVYDNIVLLSPGGQVLAQLDDANPVNQSQDPLIREAMETSRDYVEVYRASDLDPRRERSLIYAYRITENNSPKSRVLGVLCLMFRFEDEMAGVFAHLITPDDWEVLLLLDRDGRVIASNDEHHIPVGARMQARLDTPYGIARFGGREYLATTRVTQGYQGYAGPGWFGHVMVPLTYAFEKNLDGGADQIDAAILDAVMRRSNLFSDALRNIPRQADKIQKELDVTVWNGNVRIANTKSGENSFSKTLLGEISKTGARTKEVFEESIGDLNQTVVSSILADVQFRASLAIDIMDRNLYERANDCRWWALTSYFRKNLIAEQIGDQERGALGSILSYINNLYTVYTNLFLYDRLGTIVAVSNPDLRQAIGTKLGESWVMETLAIRDSQIYSVSPFARTWLYNDRHTYIYGASVTAIDNPRQILGGIGIVFDSEPQFSAMLRDALPKSERGDILDGCFAVFADPERQVIASSHSQLAPGDNLELDPEFFALKPGAGVSNIVEYQGAYFVVGARASRGYREYKSPGDHYRNDVIALVFMKIGSVADTNTESSDGRSASDQTSYRTSDRARGERPIYPQPSGNELTTDISTFLIGGRLFGIESCDVICSINDQQVTPLVCANPGFVGVFSFGGQTVGVISIRELLGLSDHGYNPESDGLLLVKVKPRPGVSEDEGILGIVIDRIMDSPEIPNRSISRYGSELAGKSVLTKAVVRPDSGNERATMLSILDVEGLEERVVRTRASHGASELPLLGRDPTH; translated from the coding sequence ATGGCCGCTTCCGCTCAGCCCCGACTTCATCCGGAAACCGCAAGCCTCGACTCCCTGATGCCGCACATGCCCCAGGTCAGGGCATACAGCACCAGTTTGGACGCCCTCGCCGAGCGCTGGAACCTGCTCACCCTGCTCGGGCAGATGAGCAACATCGGCATGGACATGACCGAAACCCGCGAGGGCTTTCAGAACCTGACCAAAGAGCTGCTGCACCATCTTGGCACGGAGAATCTCAAAAAGACCGTCGCCGAGATGCAAGCCAAGGCGCAGGTGGCGGTGGATATTGTCATCCGCAATCTGTTTGAGCGCACGGCGGATATTGGCTTTCTGGCCACGGACGATGACTTTCGTGATTTTATCGCCTCTCTTGAGGGCGGCACGGGCTCCACGGATGCAGAGGCGGAAAGCTCAGCCAGTCATCACAGCATCAAGACCCGCTTTCGCGAGTATGTGGCCAAGTATTCGGTCTATGACAACATTGTTCTGCTCAGTCCCGGTGGGCAGGTGTTGGCGCAGCTCGATGACGCCAATCCCGTCAACCAGTCGCAAGATCCGTTGATTCGCGAGGCCATGGAAACCAGCCGCGACTATGTCGAGGTCTATCGTGCCTCGGATCTCGACCCGCGCCGTGAGCGCAGCCTGATCTACGCCTACCGGATTACCGAGAACAACTCGCCCAAATCGCGGGTGCTCGGAGTACTCTGCCTGATGTTTCGCTTCGAGGACGAAATGGCCGGGGTGTTCGCGCACCTGATCACCCCCGATGACTGGGAAGTCTTGCTGTTGCTCGACCGCGACGGGCGCGTCATCGCCAGCAATGACGAGCACCATATTCCCGTGGGTGCGCGCATGCAGGCGCGGCTGGACACCCCTTATGGCATAGCGCGCTTCGGCGGGCGCGAGTATCTGGCCACAACCCGCGTCACCCAGGGCTACCAGGGCTATGCCGGCCCTGGTTGGTTCGGCCATGTGATGGTGCCACTGACCTATGCCTTCGAGAAAAATCTGGACGGCGGCGCGGACCAGATCGACGCGGCCATTCTCGATGCCGTGATGCGCCGCTCCAATTTGTTTTCGGATGCGCTGCGCAACATTCCGCGCCAGGCGGATAAAATTCAGAAAGAACTTGATGTGACCGTGTGGAATGGCAATGTGCGCATCGCCAACACCAAATCGGGCGAGAACAGCTTCTCGAAAACCCTGCTTGGGGAGATCAGCAAGACGGGCGCGCGCACCAAGGAGGTGTTCGAGGAGTCCATTGGAGATCTCAATCAGACCGTGGTCTCGTCCATTCTCGCCGATGTGCAGTTTCGCGCCTCGTTGGCCATCGACATCATGGACCGCAACCTCTACGAGCGCGCCAACGACTGTCGCTGGTGGGCGCTGACTTCCTACTTTCGCAAGAATCTGATTGCCGAGCAGATCGGCGACCAAGAGCGCGGCGCGCTCGGAAGCATTCTGAGTTACATCAACAATCTCTACACGGTCTACACCAATCTGTTTCTCTACGACCGGCTTGGCACCATTGTGGCGGTGTCCAATCCGGATTTGCGCCAAGCCATCGGCACCAAGCTCGGCGAGTCCTGGGTGATGGAAACCCTGGCGATTCGCGACTCCCAGATCTACAGTGTCTCGCCTTTTGCCCGCACCTGGCTGTACAACGACCGCCATACCTATATTTATGGCGCTTCGGTCACCGCCATCGACAATCCGCGGCAAATCCTCGGCGGTATAGGAATTGTGTTTGACTCCGAGCCCCAGTTTTCCGCCATGCTGCGCGATGCTCTGCCCAAGAGCGAGCGCGGCGACATCCTCGATGGCTGCTTCGCGGTCTTTGCCGACCCAGAGCGCCAGGTGATCGCCTCCAGCCACAGCCAACTTGCCCCAGGCGACAACTTGGAGCTAGACCCGGAATTTTTCGCGCTCAAGCCCGGCGCTGGCGTGTCCAACATCGTCGAATACCAGGGCGCCTATTTCGTTGTCGGCGCCCGCGCCTCGCGCGGCTATCGCGAATACAAAAGCCCGGGCGACCACTATCGTAACGATGTGATCGCCTTGGTATTCATGAAAATCGGCTCAGTTGCGGATACCAACACCGAATCAAGCGATGGGCGCAGCGCTAGTGATCAGACCAGTTATCGGACTAGTGATCGTGCCCGTGGCGAACGGCCGATCTACCCCCAGCCCTCGGGCAACGAACTCACCACGGACATCTCCACCTTCCTGATTGGCGGACGGCTGTTCGGCATTGAGTCCTGCGATGTTATCTGCTCCATCAACGACCAGCAGGTCACCCCGCTGGTGTGCGCCAACCCTGGCTTTGTCGGGGTGTTTTCTTTTGGCGGACAGACGGTTGGCGTAATTTCCATCCGCGAGCTGCTGGGCCTGAGCGACCACGGCTACAATCCCGAGAGCGATGGTCTGCTGCTAGTGAAGGTCAAACCCCGCCCCGGGGTGAGCGAAGACGAGGGCATTCTTGGCATCGTCATTGACCGCATCATGGACAGCCCGGAGATTCCCAACCGCAGCATTTCCCGCTACGGCTCGGAACTGGCCGGTAAATCCGTGCTGACCAAGGCCGTGGTGCGTCCAGACAGCGGCAACGAGCGCGCGACCATGCTCTCCATTCTGGATGTCGAGGGACTGGAGGAGCGGGTGGTTCGCACTCGCGCCAGTCACGGCGCATCCGAATTACCACTGCTTGGGCGCGACCCGACGCATTAG